One Mycoplasmopsis caviae DNA segment encodes these proteins:
- a CDS encoding transglutaminase domain-containing protein, producing MKKRRHLLYLSMCSFLPIFISQSCNKTDNKPTNSLNHSNQINKTEPKKESKPWIELTPAKTTNPTSSSNNVIETINEKFIPNWIDPKLELKELKEKIWNLKHNYGFVNSVKNLNAESISLSKGKAFQITLDNQNLKPNEIDLFIKHNGHIHTLDEYNNLASRKLNISNTGFITCIENSPSSWMNDYDDYLWIREKSTNSYFSLKVTVKKVDQAYLEAFIEKGEEHFKRIATYFANIDNKVDRLLAIKNYVLDLIDYDFKNTRVGKIEQDYFAIIEKKGVCAAYTKLINRIANYSGLEDIFYNYGNIRRGENLGSIYGATHAWNKVKIDGHWYYLDATWSDSAGVKAYRGKNDMNYFLLNSADMQKSRDGIIDSGLNPKDYKFYPFIKEGTYANNIDEVKKSIRNQILSSSNKNNYYNFSLVYPENLHQQVLGLIGNSNIRNMKLFGHIYARITTSTSLLATIFSDLNFTNIQNVEVKSVSFVNNNSLEVTFSQEVKNLSQNSFKLTFLDTLGVEIPYADIEKFEISEGGKKVKLTFKNQINLDHINNANINLSISVLGYNFDFKNSQNYLSYHKNSLANVPIEYSILQGTKAQFKNITADSIYSLDNGKKWHKVNSDLIIDVGLVGDNILIQKVDNTTKRTISIQKIPLKRYNLFSTPTFTNDKKFIVNVNNLMEYKIDNEEVWHSVTKNYIEVKDPNKKYKVRFKADINNKIFASGSKK from the coding sequence TTGAAAAAGAGACGACATTTGTTGTATTTATCAATGTGTTCATTTTTGCCTATTTTCATTAGTCAATCATGCAACAAAACCGATAATAAACCTACTAATTCCCTCAATCACAGCAATCAAATAAATAAAACCGAACCTAAAAAAGAATCTAAGCCTTGAATAGAATTAACACCAGCAAAAACCACTAATCCAACTTCTTCAAGTAATAATGTTATAGAGACCATTAACGAAAAATTCATACCAAACTGAATTGATCCTAAATTAGAACTTAAAGAATTGAAAGAAAAGATTTGAAACCTCAAACACAATTATGGTTTTGTAAATTCAGTCAAAAATCTTAATGCTGAGTCAATTTCATTAAGCAAAGGTAAGGCTTTTCAAATTACATTAGATAATCAAAATTTGAAACCTAATGAAATTGATCTATTTATTAAACACAACGGGCATATTCATACATTAGATGAATACAATAACCTTGCATCACGAAAATTAAATATTTCAAACACAGGTTTTATCACTTGCATTGAAAATTCACCAAGTAGTTGAATGAATGATTATGACGATTATTTGTGAATCAGGGAGAAATCAACTAATAGTTATTTTTCTCTAAAGGTAACTGTTAAAAAAGTGGATCAAGCTTATCTTGAAGCATTCATTGAAAAAGGCGAAGAACATTTTAAAAGAATAGCTACTTATTTTGCAAACATTGATAATAAAGTTGACAGACTGCTTGCTATTAAAAATTATGTTTTAGATCTTATTGATTATGATTTTAAAAATACACGTGTAGGCAAAATTGAACAAGACTACTTTGCAATAATTGAGAAAAAAGGTGTTTGTGCCGCTTATACAAAATTAATTAATAGAATTGCAAACTATTCTGGTTTAGAAGATATCTTTTATAACTACGGAAATATTAGAAGAGGCGAAAATTTAGGAAGCATTTATGGTGCAACTCATGCTTGAAATAAGGTAAAAATTGATGGACATTGATATTATTTAGATGCAACTTGAAGCGACTCAGCAGGTGTTAAAGCATATCGTGGGAAAAATGATATGAACTACTTTTTGCTTAATAGTGCTGATATGCAAAAATCAAGAGATGGAATTATTGATTCTGGTCTAAATCCAAAAGATTATAAGTTTTATCCTTTTATCAAAGAAGGAACTTATGCAAATAATATTGATGAAGTTAAAAAATCAATAAGGAACCAGATTTTATCATCATCAAATAAAAATAATTATTATAATTTTTCACTTGTTTATCCAGAAAATTTACATCAACAAGTTCTTGGTTTAATTGGAAACAGTAACATAAGAAATATGAAATTATTTGGACATATTTATGCAAGAATAACAACAAGCACTTCATTATTAGCAACAATTTTTAGTGATTTAAATTTTACAAATATTCAAAATGTTGAAGTTAAAAGTGTAAGTTTTGTTAACAACAATTCTCTTGAAGTAACTTTTAGCCAAGAAGTTAAAAACCTTAGTCAAAACTCATTTAAATTAACATTTCTCGATACTCTTGGTGTTGAAATACCTTATGCAGATATTGAAAAATTTGAAATTTCTGAAGGTGGCAAAAAAGTTAAATTAACATTTAAAAATCAAATTAACTTAGACCACATTAATAATGCTAATATAAATTTATCAATCAGTGTTTTAGGTTACAATTTTGATTTTAAGAATTCTCAAAATTACTTAAGTTACCATAAAAATTCATTGGCAAATGTGCCAATTGAATATTCAATTCTACAAGGCACAAAAGCACAATTTAAAAATATAACCGCCGATTCAATTTATTCATTAGACAATGGTAAAAAATGACATAAGGTTAATAGTGATCTAATAATTGATGTTGGTTTAGTTGGGGATAATATATTAATTCAAAAAGTTGACAATACGACCAAAAGAACAATAAGCATTCAAAAAATTCCACTAAAAAGATATAATTTGTTTTCTACTCCAACATTTACAAATGACAAAAAATTTATTGTAAATGTTAATAACCTAATGGAATATAAAATTGACAATGAAGAGGTTTGACACTCTGTTACAAAAAATTATATTGAGGTTAAAGACCCTAACAAAAAATATAAGGTTAGATTTAAAGCAGATATAAACAATAAAATCTTTGCTTCAGGGTCGAAGAAATAA
- a CDS encoding transglutaminase domain-containing protein gives MKKKKILVALLPSVVLPIFISSSCGSGIKNVPNQPGVSTETEAIKLKPAKKIDKPKPNTTPNQPSTPVGKISPAMTLTPAKKIDKPKPNTTPNQPSNPNVVSTPASRLTPAKPIFTVPNIDWKINNTATIENSKLPNYIDQNATSQEIKNKLAKLDLNGGFINSTVSLNTDFVKIKKDDSFQLKFGDTNLSLNDFDVFIKNGQNIETLDEFKQNANREFDIENNGLIKGLKNNTNWTDSVYDYLVWLKNKQTNNYYSAAIKVHGDQSADWEEKSIKTYANIRKIASYFSNIEDKIERMLAINNYIVDYITYDLDSMTKYKQLHAAAGYRRAVCEGFARFFQSLTINSGFDDVVYADGNIIKDTPELSKQNNTTAHAWNYALIDGKWYLIDTTWNQTEQPWHRNKYETNYFLARPSDMVKQREIRKNILDKGGAKDLRYLVYEKEGTFVNGDKLNFDPADTSDIHAILKNQLMKPYIKDGKYHFRLIFKDTLYFSMLSRLKNYIGFDHEWFNNGKAYYHTNNKYHCIILKLSKEEVASKFSDLNINNPTTINITDAKFINQKEIQVTFNNSVANLVKENFSLNFTDTFGITMNFANIDEIKTTDNKTYTIKLRDVLNLVTEKNAKIDLNITHPSYQFNFNNQSNKLALIQNHLNSPDIKYSIEGNKKVKFSGFTNNTYYSLNNGFNWYKMPADGILTLKIETDFWVAERSTNGSFSSEIRSLVNFRQYKQPRNLKVINKKQIVGVNNMMEYCIGYLHEINNNGEIIKTWRPNEQWHSVTNNHINVEHPDSVYFVRVKSNPALNILCSDAEQVAIK, from the coding sequence ATGAAAAAGAAAAAAATATTAGTTGCCTTATTACCAAGTGTTGTACTACCAATATTCATTAGTTCATCATGTGGTTCAGGTATTAAGAATGTGCCAAACCAACCAGGTGTTTCAACTGAAACTGAGGCAATAAAACTAAAGCCTGCTAAGAAGATTGACAAACCAAAACCTAATACAACTCCAAATCAGCCATCTACTCCTGTAGGAAAAATTAGCCCTGCAATGACACTAACTCCTGCTAAGAAGATTGACAAACCAAAACCTAATACAACTCCAAATCAGCCTTCTAATCCAAATGTTGTTAGCACTCCTGCAAGTAGGTTAACACCGGCTAAACCTATTTTTACTGTACCTAATATTGATTGAAAAATTAATAATACTGCTACAATAGAAAATAGTAAATTACCTAATTACATAGATCAAAATGCTACAAGCCAAGAAATAAAAAATAAACTTGCTAAATTAGATTTAAATGGTGGTTTTATAAATTCAACTGTTTCACTTAATACAGACTTTGTGAAAATTAAAAAAGATGATTCATTCCAATTAAAATTTGGTGACACAAACCTTTCACTAAATGATTTTGATGTTTTTATTAAAAATGGTCAAAATATAGAAACCCTTGATGAATTTAAACAAAATGCAAATAGAGAATTCGATATTGAAAATAATGGTTTAATTAAAGGTTTGAAAAATAATACAAATTGAACTGATTCTGTATATGACTACCTAGTTTGATTAAAAAATAAGCAAACGAACAATTACTATTCAGCTGCTATAAAAGTTCATGGTGATCAATCGGCGGATTGAGAAGAAAAGAGCATTAAGACATATGCAAATATTAGAAAAATCGCTTCTTATTTCTCAAATATTGAAGATAAGATTGAAAGAATGCTTGCAATAAACAACTATATAGTAGATTACATAACATACGATTTGGATAGTATGACTAAATACAAGCAACTCCATGCGGCGGCTGGATACAGGAGAGCCGTTTGTGAGGGTTTTGCAAGATTTTTTCAAAGTCTAACAATAAATTCAGGTTTTGATGATGTTGTATATGCTGATGGAAATATAATCAAGGATACACCTGAATTATCAAAACAAAATAATACAACTGCTCATGCATGAAATTATGCTTTAATTGATGGTAAATGATACTTAATTGACACAACATGAAATCAAACTGAACAACCATGACATAGAAATAAATATGAAACAAATTATTTCTTAGCAAGACCAAGCGATATGGTAAAGCAAAGAGAAATTAGAAAAAATATTCTTGATAAAGGTGGTGCAAAGGATTTAAGGTATCTTGTCTATGAAAAAGAAGGAACATTTGTAAATGGCGATAAATTAAATTTTGATCCTGCAGACACTTCAGACATTCATGCAATACTTAAAAACCAATTAATGAAACCATATATTAAAGATGGTAAATATCATTTTAGACTCATTTTTAAAGATACTTTATATTTTTCAATGCTTTCTAGACTAAAAAATTATATTGGTTTTGATCATGAATGATTCAATAATGGAAAGGCTTATTATCACACAAACAATAAATATCATTGCATAATTCTTAAACTATCAAAAGAAGAGGTAGCAAGCAAATTTAGCGATCTTAATATTAACAATCCAACTACTATAAACATTACTGATGCAAAATTTATCAATCAAAAAGAAATACAAGTTACATTTAACAATTCTGTTGCTAATCTTGTAAAAGAAAACTTCTCTCTTAATTTCACAGACACCTTTGGAATTACAATGAATTTTGCAAACATTGATGAAATCAAAACAACTGATAATAAAACATATACCATTAAATTAAGAGATGTGTTGAATCTTGTTACAGAAAAAAATGCAAAAATTGATTTAAACATAACACACCCAAGTTACCAATTTAATTTTAATAATCAATCTAACAAATTAGCACTAATTCAAAATCATCTTAATTCACCTGATATTAAGTACTCAATAGAAGGAAATAAAAAAGTTAAATTTAGTGGTTTTACCAACAATACATATTATTCATTAAACAATGGATTCAATTGGTACAAGATGCCGGCTGACGGAATACTAACACTAAAAATTGAAACTGATTTTTGAGTTGCTGAAAGAAGTACAAACGGTTCTTTCTCATCAGAAATTAGAAGCCTAGTAAATTTCAGACAATATAAACAACCTAGAAATTTAAAGGTAATAAACAAGAAACAAATTGTTGGTGTAAACAATATGATGGAATATTGTATTGGTTATCTTCATGAAATAAATAACAATGGAGAAATAATAAAAACCTGAAGACCAAATGAACAATGACATTCAGTAACAAATAATCACATTAATGTTGAACACCCAGACAGTGTGTATTTTGTAAGAGTAAAATCAAATCCTGCTTTAAATATACTTTGTTCAGATGCTGAACAAGTAGCAATTAAATAA
- the dcm_N gene encoding DNA (cytosine-5-)-methyltransferase N-terminal subunit, whose product MKKIRLFEIFSGIGSQYKALKNLEKELNFETVSMGSCDFYIDAIISYQIIHYGKLEPEINFSHNKKASLLSKFTFSSDSKNVVKQNYFNKMNEDKLSRIFPYLYSFVDHEYFKKVYSDKILHSNGGVDFCFKEANQKSNRCYKTNSAT is encoded by the coding sequence ATGAAAAAAATTAGATTATTTGAAATCTTTTCAGGCATTGGTTCACAATACAAAGCACTGAAAAATCTGGAAAAGGAACTAAATTTTGAAACTGTTTCAATGGGTTCTTGTGATTTCTACATTGATGCAATCATTTCATATCAAATCATTCACTATGGAAAGTTAGAACCTGAAATTAATTTTAGCCACAATAAAAAGGCATCACTGCTTTCTAAATTCACCTTTAGTTCAGATAGCAAAAATGTTGTTAAGCAAAATTACTTTAACAAAATGAATGAGGATAAACTATCAAGAATATTTCCTTATTTATATTCTTTTGTCGATCATGAATACTTTAAAAAGGTTTATAGTGACAAAATTTTGCATTCTAATGGGGGGGTTGATTTCTGCTTCAAAGAAGCAAATCAAAAATCAAACAGATGTTACAAAACTAACAGTGCTACCTAA
- a CDS encoding transglutaminase domain-containing protein: MKKKKILITLLPCVALPILISASCGNKVYNDPDQPNILAETPLIKLRPAKKIDQSTPTPSQPNNSPTEKKKQKDPTPKQPTSPIEVKKTKLTPAIQHTPASRLTPAKKVSVPKPNIDQKISNNATLQNSQLPNFIDSSASNETIKSKLINLDINGGFINTDERLNTDFLVLKKDDKFQLKFGNSNILLGDFDILIRDGQEIKTLAEFQQNSNKFFDIDNTGQIIGLRSIDNKSDSIYDHLIWLKHKKSNSYFSIGIKMESDKTAERERLGNLSYQNIKKIASYFSNIEDEVEKLYAINNYVSDFLTYDLNTYEKTFQLFGAAALRKAVCDGYARLFHQLATFAGFENVLYATGDILGEKAKEIIKSGQIVYHAWNYVKLKDGWYLIDPTWNQNKFPWHRNKYRTNYFLARPTDMKLIRVIKQEFLDNSAKKDLRSFAYEKEGKFLSSSDLGIEPDDTSDIEKFLRKQVLNPTIENDNYVFTLIFKKVLYNNISNKLRKYLGLSRLYGSHNKVTYDEENGYVCLRVKLTKDEVASKFADLNINNPTSVNVTEAKFISNKEINVTLSSPVENLTKENFKLNVKDSFNVTMNFADVDEIVKSNDNKTYALKLKNIVNLVTEQSALVDLGISHPSYQFNFNNANNILKPIQVWASEPKITYEFIKNKEIKFSGFTSNTYYSINNGLNWFKMPENGIIDFKIEPKILFFEKGTNGAFSSKVSDEVYLRQYKQPWKISVVNSKQIVGVNNMMEYCIGYSVDETVDGTTTKKWYPSDEWHQVKNNHINIEHPGSVYFVRVKSNQALGLACSDSVHVTT, encoded by the coding sequence ATGAAAAAGAAAAAGATATTAATTACTCTGTTGCCATGTGTCGCTTTGCCTATATTAATTAGTGCTTCATGTGGTAATAAAGTTTATAATGATCCTGATCAACCAAATATTTTGGCTGAAACACCACTAATAAAACTAAGGCCTGCTAAAAAAATAGATCAATCAACTCCAACTCCTAGTCAACCAAATAATTCTCCAACTGAAAAGAAAAAACAGAAAGACCCAACACCTAAGCAGCCAACTAGCCCAATTGAAGTTAAAAAAACAAAATTAACTCCTGCTATTCAACACACTCCTGCAAGCAGGCTGACCCCTGCTAAAAAGGTAAGTGTTCCAAAACCAAATATAGATCAAAAAATTAGTAATAACGCGACATTACAAAATAGTCAACTACCAAACTTTATTGACTCTAGTGCATCTAATGAAACTATAAAAAGCAAGTTAATTAACTTGGATATTAATGGTGGTTTTATTAATACTGATGAAAGATTAAATACAGATTTTTTAGTTCTTAAAAAAGATGATAAATTCCAACTTAAATTTGGTAATAGTAATATTTTATTAGGCGACTTTGACATCCTTATACGCGATGGACAAGAAATAAAAACTCTTGCTGAATTTCAACAAAATAGTAATAAATTTTTTGATATTGATAATACTGGTCAAATAATAGGATTAAGAAGCATTGATAATAAAAGCGATAGTATATATGATCATTTAATTTGACTAAAACATAAGAAAAGCAATAGTTACTTTTCAATTGGTATAAAAATGGAAAGTGATAAAACTGCCGAAAGAGAAAGATTAGGTAATCTATCATATCAAAACATTAAAAAGATTGCTTCTTATTTTTCAAACATTGAAGATGAAGTTGAAAAGTTATATGCTATTAACAATTATGTAAGCGACTTTTTAACCTATGATTTAAATACCTATGAAAAAACATTTCAACTTTTTGGTGCAGCAGCACTAAGAAAAGCAGTCTGTGATGGTTATGCTAGATTATTTCATCAATTAGCTACTTTTGCTGGTTTTGAAAATGTTTTATATGCTACTGGAGATATTTTAGGTGAAAAAGCCAAAGAAATCATTAAGTCAGGTCAAATTGTCTATCATGCTTGAAACTATGTTAAATTGAAAGATGGTTGATATTTAATAGACCCTACTTGAAACCAAAATAAATTTCCATGACATAGAAATAAATATAGAACTAATTACTTTTTAGCTAGACCTACTGATATGAAACTAATTAGAGTAATAAAACAAGAGTTTCTTGACAACTCAGCAAAAAAAGATCTTAGAAGTTTTGCTTATGAAAAAGAAGGCAAATTTTTAAGTAGTAGTGATCTTGGCATAGAACCTGATGACACTTCTGATATTGAGAAATTTTTAAGAAAACAGGTTCTTAATCCTACTATTGAAAACGATAATTATGTTTTTACTTTAATATTTAAGAAAGTTTTATATAACAACATTAGCAATAAACTAAGAAAATATCTTGGCCTTAGTAGATTATATGGCTCTCATAATAAAGTTACTTATGATGAAGAAAATGGTTATGTTTGCCTAAGGGTTAAATTGACTAAGGATGAAGTTGCTTCAAAATTTGCGGACCTAAATATTAATAATCCTACAAGCGTTAATGTTACAGAAGCAAAATTCATTAGTAATAAAGAAATCAATGTTACATTATCATCACCTGTTGAAAATTTGACAAAAGAAAACTTTAAATTGAATGTTAAAGATTCCTTTAATGTTACAATGAACTTTGCTGATGTTGATGAAATAGTGAAGAGCAATGATAATAAGACATATGCTTTAAAATTGAAAAATATTGTAAATTTAGTTACAGAGCAAAGTGCTTTAGTTGATTTAGGCATATCTCATCCAAGTTATCAATTTAACTTTAATAATGCTAATAATATACTTAAGCCAATTCAAGTTTGAGCAAGTGAACCCAAAATTACTTATGAATTTATTAAGAATAAAGAAATTAAGTTTTCAGGTTTTACAAGCAATACTTACTATTCAATAAATAATGGTCTAAATTGATTCAAAATGCCTGAAAATGGAATAATTGATTTTAAAATAGAACCAAAAATATTATTTTTTGAAAAAGGTACTAACGGTGCTTTTTCATCAAAAGTAAGCGATGAAGTTTATCTTAGACAATATAAACAACCTTGAAAAATTAGCGTTGTTAACAGTAAGCAAATTGTTGGTGTAAACAATATGATGGAATACTGCATTGGTTATTCTGTTGATGAAACAGTTGATGGTACAACGACAAAGAAATGATATCCAAGCGATGAATGACATCAAGTAAAAAATAATCATATTAATATTGAACACCCTGGATCAGTTTACTTTGTAAGGGTAAAATCAAACCAAGCACTTGGTCTTGCTTGTTCAGATTCAGTTCATGTTACAACATAA
- a CDS encoding MAG4270 family putative restriction endonuclease: protein MTWDNFAIENCTKYSFDFKSKNYYDEKSNSAKFKGNIDLLIDDSSDCVLYFQVKFSELWIDLCTTESWFKNKNSNFKLRENLFNFINEKLKLNLKQINRKDYFIGNQVRNMTYKLNQNECKIVNEWFEKNYNSTLKNIVSILKGNNVGGSFLHPSSAELIWDSDESLKESEYYSLNLIMFLDAITFKNQRQNKFDILNFKNEHAKPIINWIKKIKTDNKNGLFEYFNFLKQNENTDKSNDKNFRNWIQDIYNKNSHSAKVNYWIRELINKERSKVSTININVFEKYQNSENAHIYPVSKIKIELESELKKLKNYSTLIRNDILVKARKFGSLKMINDENNLLNLCPNIHTIFDKNMFYYDEKGQIVINNIALIHSNDLKMIKEYYSKIPEKYMNKERKKYIKLRNKISLNKCV, encoded by the coding sequence ATGACCTGAGATAATTTTGCAATTGAAAACTGCACAAAATATAGTTTTGACTTCAAATCCAAAAACTACTATGATGAAAAAAGTAATAGTGCAAAGTTCAAGGGTAATATTGATTTACTTATTGATGATTCTAGTGATTGTGTGCTTTATTTTCAAGTCAAATTTAGTGAACTTTGAATTGATTTGTGTACCACTGAATCTTGATTTAAAAATAAAAATTCAAACTTTAAATTAAGAGAAAATTTATTTAATTTTATAAATGAAAAGTTGAAACTTAATCTAAAACAAATTAACCGAAAGGACTATTTTATAGGCAATCAAGTAAGAAATATGACTTACAAACTAAATCAAAATGAGTGCAAAATTGTAAATGAATGATTCGAGAAGAACTACAACAGCACTCTTAAAAACATTGTTTCAATACTTAAAGGAAACAATGTTGGTGGTTCTTTTTTGCACCCTAGTTCAGCTGAACTTATTTGAGATTCTGATGAATCACTTAAAGAAAGCGAATACTATAGTTTGAATTTAATTATGTTTTTGGATGCTATTACATTTAAAAATCAAAGGCAAAATAAATTTGATATATTAAACTTTAAAAATGAGCATGCAAAGCCAATAATTAACTGAATTAAGAAAATTAAGACAGACAATAAAAACGGGTTATTTGAATATTTCAACTTTCTAAAACAAAACGAAAACACCGATAAAAGCAATGATAAAAACTTTAGGAATTGGATACAAGATATCTATAATAAAAATAGTCATTCAGCAAAAGTTAACTATTGGATTAGAGAGCTAATCAATAAGGAAAGAAGCAAAGTTTCAACTATTAACATTAATGTTTTTGAAAAATATCAAAATAGTGAAAATGCACATATCTATCCAGTAAGCAAAATTAAAATTGAATTAGAGAGTGAACTTAAGAAACTAAAGAATTATTCAACATTAATTCGTAATGATATTTTAGTTAAAGCGAGAAAATTTGGCTCATTAAAAATGATTAACGATGAAAATAATTTACTAAATTTATGTCCAAATATACATACAATTTTCGATAAAAATATGTTTTATTATGATGAAAAAGGTCAAATTGTTATAAATAATATTGCTCTAATTCATTCAAATGATTTAAAAATGATTAAAGAATATTATTCAAAAATTCCTGAAAAATATATGAACAAAGAGAGAAAAAAATACATTAAGTTAAGGAATAAAATAAGTTTGAATAAATGTGTTTAA
- a CDS encoding NAD+ synthase: MSKFIGLRKESKYESEFDAKKVEKYANYLIEWMRKKVNLAGAKGIVLGISGGIDSAVVVALAKRAFNENVLGVIMPVDSMQSDAEDIKKLEKSVGLKFITVDLKNIYEAIKQAIKKINNPLALSNIKPRLRMSTLYALAQENNYLVAGTGNKCEMHIGYFTKYGDGGSDILPLCKLLKSEVKELAKYLNVPDSIINKKPSAGLWEGQSDEAELGFSYKDLDSYLLDPSALIDQQVKDKIEIMHKNSEHKRNVSQQPEEIDTILNIK; the protein is encoded by the coding sequence ATGAGTAAATTTATCGGTCTAAGAAAAGAATCAAAATATGAATCTGAATTTGATGCCAAAAAAGTTGAAAAATATGCAAATTATTTAATTGAATGAATGAGAAAAAAAGTTAATTTGGCTGGTGCAAAAGGTATTGTGTTAGGTATCAGTGGAGGTATTGATTCAGCGGTTGTAGTAGCGTTAGCTAAGAGAGCCTTTAATGAAAATGTTCTAGGTGTTATTATGCCGGTTGACAGTATGCAAAGTGATGCAGAAGATATTAAAAAATTAGAAAAATCAGTTGGTTTAAAATTCATTACAGTTGATTTGAAAAATATATATGAGGCTATAAAACAGGCAATTAAGAAAATTAATAACCCTTTAGCATTAAGTAATATTAAGCCAAGATTACGAATGAGTACACTATATGCACTAGCGCAAGAAAATAATTATTTAGTTGCTGGAACAGGTAACAAATGTGAAATGCATATCGGTTATTTTACAAAGTATGGGGACGGTGGAAGCGATATTTTACCACTTTGCAAACTGCTTAAAAGTGAAGTTAAAGAATTGGCTAAATATTTAAACGTACCTGATTCAATTATTAATAAGAAACCATCAGCAGGTCTTTGAGAAGGCCAAAGTGATGAAGCTGAATTAGGTTTTAGTTATAAGGATTTAGATTCATATTTACTTGATCCAAGTGCATTAATTGATCAACAAGTTAAAGATAAAATTGAAATAATGCATAAAAATAGTGAACATAAAAGAAATGTTTCACAACAGCCTGAAGAAATTGATACAATATTAAACATAAAATAA
- the dcm gene encoding DNA (cytosine-5-)-methyltransferase produces MGGLISASKKQIKNQTDVTKLTVLPKNIDILTYSFPCQDLSQQGKQRGLGKGTRSGLLFEIERILKSNIDRLPKVLVLENVKALSTRKFINDFNNWISVLDSIGYKTEWKVVNSIDFGSYQNRERVFAISTLGKSLFKFPKPIKNNKNLGDLITFDKSAPTLDNLLKYNRTPFTRSSKNITKSRLLGYTNFNSEAYLYLPVGLGPTLTASGANSRLKFYFENENKIQSINSITAYQYMGFDKEDAVKVKETNLINENKMIFTCGNSISVEVLEAIFKEIIKNDLR; encoded by the coding sequence ATGGGGGGGTTGATTTCTGCTTCAAAGAAGCAAATCAAAAATCAAACAGATGTTACAAAACTAACAGTGCTACCTAAAAATATTGATATTCTAACATATTCATTTCCCTGTCAAGATCTTTCACAACAAGGTAAACAACGTGGTTTAGGTAAAGGCACAAGAAGTGGACTATTATTTGAAATTGAAAGAATACTTAAAAGCAATATTGATAGACTACCAAAAGTTTTAGTTCTTGAAAATGTTAAGGCTTTATCAACACGAAAATTCATAAATGATTTTAATAATTGAATCAGTGTTCTTGATTCAATTGGATATAAAACAGAGTGAAAAGTTGTTAATTCAATTGATTTTGGTAGTTATCAAAATAGAGAAAGGGTTTTTGCAATTTCAACTTTAGGAAAGAGTTTATTTAAGTTTCCAAAACCAATAAAGAACAATAAAAATCTAGGTGACTTAATTACCTTTGACAAGTCTGCACCAACACTTGATAATCTTCTAAAATATAATAGGACACCTTTTACCAGAAGTTCTAAAAATATAACAAAGTCAAGATTGCTAGGCTATACTAATTTCAACTCCGAAGCATATTTATACTTACCAGTAGGACTTGGTCCAACATTAACTGCTTCAGGTGCTAATAGTAGACTTAAATTTTATTTTGAAAATGAAAACAAAATTCAATCGATTAATTCAATCACAGCATATCAGTATATGGGATTTGATAAAGAAGATGCAGTTAAGGTTAAAGAAACTAACCTAATAAATGAGAATAAAATGATTTTTACTTGCGGAAATTCAATATCAGTTGAAGTTCTTGAGGCTATTTTTAAGGAGATAATTAAAAATGACCTGAGATAA